The following are from one region of the Myxococcales bacterium genome:
- a CDS encoding glutamine synthetase III, whose product MSTARRAAITAATSYKPAGPPLDYKETPATSLYGSNVFGLVAMKAHLPKEVFKSLKKTIDAGSKLDPAIADTVAAAMKSWALSRGATHYAHVFYPLTGYSAEKHDSFLSPDGEGGAITEFAGKTLIQGEPDASSFPNGGIRATFEARGYTAWDVTSPAYLLETDNGTTLCIPTAFVSWTGEALDKKTPLLRSSQALNTQVQRILKLFGHEKPAMVVSFAGAEQEYFLIDKNFYFARPDLLNAGRSLFGAKPPKGQEFEDHYFGSIPDRVIAYMMEVERELFKLGVPVKTRHNEVAPAQFEVAPVFEAGNIAADHQQLVMVTLKRVADKHGFVCLLHEKPFAGVNGSGKHLNFSFGNATQGNLLDPGETPHENAQFLVFCGAVIRAVHRYGGLLRAAIASASNDHRLGANEAPPAIISIFLGEQLSDVFEQIKGGGAKSSKIKGKLEIGVDTLPALPKDAGDRNRTSPFAFTGNRFEFRAVGSGQSISGPLLSVNTAIAEACDYIATKLETALAAGTKLNAAIQDVLADIIKQHGAVIFDGNGYSEEWHLEAEKRGLLNLKTTVDALPQLQKPEVIELFDKYKVLSPRELKSRYEIYLEQYCKYINVEANLTAKMGKTTILPVALRYQSVLAENVAAVKAAGVTPDTSLLTEVTDLIGKLQAGLKKLASATSHHGASDVLEEAKHFCHSVVPAMGEVRQAADALEGIVDDDMWPMPTYQEILFIK is encoded by the coding sequence ATGAGCACGGCACGACGAGCAGCGATCACAGCGGCGACGAGCTACAAGCCGGCCGGTCCTCCCCTGGATTACAAGGAGACGCCGGCCACCTCCTTGTACGGCTCCAACGTCTTCGGCCTGGTGGCCATGAAGGCTCATCTCCCCAAGGAGGTGTTCAAGTCACTCAAGAAGACGATCGACGCGGGCTCCAAGCTCGACCCGGCCATCGCCGACACCGTGGCCGCGGCCATGAAGTCGTGGGCCTTGTCGCGGGGTGCCACGCACTACGCGCACGTGTTCTACCCGCTCACGGGCTACTCGGCCGAGAAGCACGACAGCTTCCTCTCGCCCGACGGCGAAGGCGGGGCCATCACGGAGTTCGCCGGCAAGACCCTGATCCAGGGCGAGCCCGACGCGTCCAGCTTCCCGAACGGCGGCATCCGCGCCACCTTCGAGGCCCGCGGCTACACCGCGTGGGACGTGACGAGCCCTGCGTACCTGCTCGAGACGGACAACGGCACCACGCTCTGCATCCCCACGGCGTTCGTGTCGTGGACGGGTGAGGCGCTCGACAAAAAAACGCCCCTCCTGCGGTCGAGCCAGGCCCTCAACACCCAGGTTCAGCGCATCCTGAAGCTCTTCGGGCACGAAAAGCCCGCCATGGTGGTCTCCTTCGCGGGGGCCGAGCAAGAGTACTTCCTCATCGACAAAAACTTCTACTTCGCGCGCCCTGATCTGCTCAATGCGGGCCGCAGCCTGTTTGGCGCCAAGCCGCCCAAGGGCCAGGAGTTCGAGGATCACTACTTCGGCTCGATTCCCGACCGCGTGATCGCCTACATGATGGAGGTCGAGCGCGAGCTCTTCAAGCTGGGCGTGCCCGTCAAGACCCGTCACAACGAGGTGGCGCCCGCCCAGTTCGAGGTGGCGCCCGTGTTCGAGGCCGGCAACATCGCCGCTGACCACCAGCAGCTCGTGATGGTCACGCTCAAGCGCGTGGCCGACAAGCACGGGTTCGTGTGCCTGCTGCACGAAAAGCCCTTCGCCGGCGTCAACGGTTCGGGCAAGCACCTCAACTTCTCGTTCGGCAACGCCACCCAGGGCAACCTCCTGGATCCGGGCGAGACGCCCCACGAGAACGCGCAGTTCCTGGTGTTCTGCGGAGCCGTCATCCGCGCCGTACACCGCTACGGCGGCCTGCTGCGCGCCGCGATCGCGTCGGCCAGCAACGACCACCGGCTGGGTGCCAACGAAGCGCCTCCCGCCATCATCTCGATCTTCCTCGGGGAGCAGCTCTCCGACGTGTTCGAGCAGATCAAGGGCGGTGGCGCCAAGTCGTCGAAGATCAAGGGCAAGCTGGAGATCGGGGTCGACACCTTGCCCGCACTGCCGAAGGACGCGGGCGACCGCAACCGCACGAGCCCGTTTGCCTTCACGGGCAACCGCTTCGAGTTCCGCGCGGTGGGCTCTGGTCAATCGATTTCGGGGCCGCTCCTGTCGGTGAACACGGCCATCGCAGAGGCCTGCGACTACATCGCCACGAAGCTCGAGACGGCGTTGGCTGCCGGTACGAAGCTGAACGCCGCCATTCAGGACGTGCTGGCCGACATCATCAAACAGCACGGTGCGGTGATCTTCGACGGCAACGGCTACTCGGAAGAGTGGCACCTCGAGGCGGAAAAGCGTGGGTTGTTGAACCTCAAGACCACCGTGGATGCCCTTCCTCAGCTGCAGAAGCCTGAGGTGATCGAGCTCTTCGACAAGTACAAGGTGCTGTCGCCGCGTGAGCTCAAGAGCCGCTACGAGATTTATCTCGAGCAGTACTGCAAGTACATCAACGTCGAGGCCAACCTCACCGCCAAGATGGGGAAGACCACGATCCTGCCGGTGGCCTTGCGCTACCAAAGCGTCCTGGCCGAGAACGTGGCGGCCGTCAAAGCGGCCGGCGTCACACCCGACACGTCGTTGCTCACAGAGGTGACCGACCTCATCGGCAAGCTGCAGGCAGGTCTCAAGAAGCTGGCCTCGGCGACGAGCCACCACGGCGCTTCGGACGTGCTCGAGGAGGCCAAGCACTTCTGTCACAGCGTCGTTCCGGCGATGGGCGAGGTTCGTCAGGCGGCAGATGCTCTCGAAGGCATCGTCGATGACGACATGTGGCCGATGCCCACGTACCAAGAGATTCTGTTCATCAAGTAA
- a CDS encoding DMT family transporter codes for MPGSSPHGPPKLPELSPDPRARRAGVQLVVASVFFGLMAVGTKALAGTMSGPQVALLRMVFGVLLFAGLALRQPEIVRVSRPGWLAARGLFGGAAVLLYFVSIERVGVGLATLVHYSAPIWAALLGSLVLSESVARLTRVAMVVALAGVTLVMAPALTLAWQQGTTGAIGVGWYFVSLASAVVSAAALVSARAGRREVARVGARAPDGTLTLFGGFSVFGALAAAPFALPPLGTWVWPTPKLWALVVGVSVVSALAQLLMTTALAHASAAAPGVANQLSVVIASMGGVLFFDETLDAWAFAGAALIMTGVLLNVRAASPVRPR; via the coding sequence ATGCCTGGTTCTTCGCCCCACGGTCCGCCAAAACTTCCGGAGCTCTCCCCAGATCCTCGGGCGCGCCGGGCGGGTGTGCAGCTGGTGGTGGCCTCCGTGTTTTTTGGCCTGATGGCGGTGGGCACGAAGGCGCTTGCGGGGACGATGTCAGGGCCGCAGGTGGCGTTATTGCGCATGGTGTTCGGGGTGCTGCTGTTCGCCGGCCTGGCGCTTCGCCAGCCCGAGATCGTGCGGGTGAGCCGACCGGGCTGGCTCGCGGCACGCGGCTTGTTCGGAGGCGCGGCCGTTTTGCTCTACTTCGTGTCGATCGAGCGGGTGGGCGTGGGGCTGGCCACGCTCGTGCACTACAGCGCCCCCATATGGGCGGCGCTTTTGGGCTCACTCGTGCTGTCCGAATCGGTGGCGCGCCTCACCCGCGTGGCCATGGTGGTGGCGCTTGCGGGGGTGACGTTGGTGATGGCGCCCGCGCTGACCCTGGCGTGGCAACAAGGCACGACGGGAGCCATCGGGGTCGGGTGGTATTTCGTTTCGCTGGCGTCGGCTGTGGTGTCTGCGGCGGCTTTGGTGTCTGCGCGGGCGGGGCGGCGCGAGGTGGCGCGCGTGGGGGCCCGCGCGCCCGATGGCACCTTGACCCTGTTTGGCGGCTTTTCGGTGTTCGGTGCGCTCGCGGCGGCACCTTTCGCCCTGCCTCCACTCGGGACGTGGGTGTGGCCCACGCCGAAGCTGTGGGCGCTCGTCGTGGGTGTGAGCGTGGTGAGCGCCCTTGCCCAGCTCCTCATGACGACCGCCTTGGCTCATGCCTCCGCGGCCGCCCCCGGTGTGGCCAACCAGCTCTCGGTGGTGATCGCATCGATGGGAGGTGTGTTGTTCTTCGACGAGACCCTCGACGCGTGGGCGTTCGCGGGCGCCGCGCTCATCATGACGGGCGTGCTGCTCAACGTACGGGCGGCCAGTCCCGTGCGCCCGCGCTGA
- a CDS encoding MFS transporter, translating to MVTSNDERIGRTRWLICALLFAATTINYVDRQILSLLKPLLDQELGWTNEEFGWVNSAFQGAYAVGLLFFGAFIDRVGTKLGYAVSIAAWSFAAIGHAFVTSIRGFYIARVALGLGEGGNFPAAIKAIALWFPKKDRAFATSLMNAGTNVGAILAPAVVPWLAVHWGWQSAFVVAGIGGLLWLFLWWPLYSVPEASKILSREELTYIRSDLDEPTDPTRKTKWRTLFRYRQAWSFFVAKFLTDPVWWFFLIWLPDYFKKTRGLDIKSSAVHLVTIYSIVTVLSVAGGWLTGYLNARGQSVTRARKTGMLLFAFTVLPIFFATRASDWAAVVLIGIAGASHQAFSATIYTTVSDMFPKTAVASIIGVGGMAGSLGGMLFPVFAGKLLDRFAAEGNIGGGYTVLFAICGSAYIVAFLLNHLLAPKFDKVEWKG from the coding sequence ATGGTCACGAGCAACGACGAACGTATTGGCAGGACCCGGTGGTTGATCTGTGCCCTGCTGTTCGCAGCGACCACGATCAACTACGTCGATCGGCAGATTCTCTCGCTGCTCAAACCCCTGCTGGACCAGGAGCTCGGGTGGACGAACGAGGAGTTCGGGTGGGTGAACTCGGCGTTCCAGGGGGCCTATGCCGTGGGGCTGCTCTTCTTCGGGGCGTTCATCGATCGTGTGGGCACGAAGCTTGGCTATGCCGTGTCCATTGCTGCCTGGAGCTTCGCCGCCATCGGCCACGCGTTCGTCACGTCGATTCGTGGCTTTTACATCGCACGCGTGGCGCTGGGCCTGGGGGAAGGCGGCAACTTTCCGGCGGCGATCAAGGCCATCGCGCTGTGGTTCCCGAAAAAAGACCGTGCCTTCGCGACGAGTCTGATGAACGCTGGCACGAACGTGGGGGCGATCCTCGCGCCCGCCGTCGTGCCTTGGCTGGCCGTGCACTGGGGCTGGCAATCGGCCTTCGTGGTGGCGGGCATCGGCGGTCTCTTGTGGCTGTTCCTGTGGTGGCCGCTTTACAGCGTTCCCGAGGCGTCGAAGATCCTGTCGCGCGAGGAGCTCACCTACATCCGCAGCGATCTCGACGAGCCTACCGACCCTACCCGCAAGACGAAGTGGCGCACCCTGTTCCGTTACCGGCAGGCCTGGTCGTTCTTCGTGGCGAAGTTTCTGACGGACCCCGTGTGGTGGTTTTTCCTGATTTGGTTGCCCGATTACTTCAAAAAAACCCGCGGGCTCGACATCAAGTCCAGCGCCGTGCACCTGGTGACGATCTATTCCATCGTGACCGTGCTCAGCGTGGCGGGCGGATGGCTGACGGGCTACCTGAACGCGCGGGGCCAGTCCGTCACGCGGGCCCGCAAGACGGGCATGTTGCTGTTTGCGTTCACGGTGCTGCCCATCTTCTTCGCCACCCGGGCCAGTGACTGGGCGGCCGTGGTGCTGATTGGCATCGCCGGGGCCTCTCATCAAGCCTTCTCGGCCACCATCTACACGACCGTCTCCGACATGTTCCCGAAGACGGCCGTGGCGTCGATCATCGGCGTGGGCGGCATGGCGGGCTCGCTGGGCGGCATGCTCTTTCCCGTTTTCGCCGGAAAGCTGCTCGACCGCTTCGCCGCGGAGGGCAACATCGGGGGCGGTTACACCGTGCTCTTTGCGATCTGTGGTTCGGCGTACATCGTGGCCTTCCTGCTCAACCACCTCCTGGCGCCGAAGTTCGACAAGGTCGAATGGAAGGGCTGA
- a CDS encoding ankyrin repeat domain-containing protein, whose product MQAAVRAPDLDAIKALVKAGASVNESDSCGDTPLMAAFTPEIGWPSKSMHPSREEIAKENRRMDQAADARMVVALWLLDSGANPLALDAYGNSALSRAAGFGLGGATLLVIIRKMIAAGANVNQQGSKGRTPLMDAAWTGRKDVAELLLSAGANKMARDHEGKTAEDIARLGNRVEMLQLLSEGKVHSEH is encoded by the coding sequence ATGCAGGCAGCAGTTAGGGCCCCCGACCTTGATGCCATCAAAGCTCTGGTGAAAGCGGGGGCTTCCGTCAATGAATCCGACTCGTGTGGCGACACACCCTTGATGGCGGCATTCACGCCCGAAATCGGGTGGCCATCAAAGAGCATGCATCCCTCAAGGGAAGAGATTGCCAAAGAGAACCGCAGAATGGATCAAGCGGCGGACGCTCGCATGGTGGTCGCCTTGTGGCTACTGGATAGTGGCGCCAACCCCCTGGCTTTAGACGCCTACGGCAATTCCGCTCTTTCGCGCGCTGCCGGTTTCGGCCTAGGCGGTGCCACACTTCTCGTTATCATTCGCAAGATGATCGCTGCAGGTGCCAACGTGAATCAACAGGGAAGCAAGGGACGTACTCCTCTCATGGATGCTGCTTGGACAGGTCGTAAGGATGTGGCCGAGCTCCTATTGTCCGCGGGGGCGAACAAGATGGCCAGGGATCATGAGGGCAAAACTGCAGAAGATATCGCGCGGCTGGGAAACCGCGTGGAGATGCTTCAGTTGCTTTCGGAGGGAAAGGTGCATAGCGAGCATTGA
- a CDS encoding AAA family ATPase — MLIKRIRLKNWRNFQAIDVALHETTYVLGPNASGKSNFLDVFRFLRDVSKAKGGGLQTAVADRGGMSKLRCLHARRDPEVLIEVEVAQSPDEAPAWRYVLAFKPEGKGAQRTLVSKEEVWSHSTKLFSRPNEEDKKDPAQLTQTYLEQIQANTKFRVLPSFFGESTYLHIVPQLLKFADKLGGQRLEDDPFGQGFLEHVARTPAKTRDARLRKIEKALTLAVPQFKELKFENDELGHPHLKALYSHHRPNAGWQSEEHFSDGTLRLLGFLWSLLEGDSLLLLEEPEISLNDAIVKEIPLIMKRIQQGRKTKRQIVVSTHSAALLSNEGIDGRSVVLLEPGSEGTKARTINEQERMALEAGLSIAEVILPKAKPTGVEQLGLSL, encoded by the coding sequence ATGCTCATCAAGCGCATTCGCCTAAAGAATTGGCGAAACTTCCAGGCCATCGATGTCGCCCTCCACGAGACGACCTACGTCCTTGGCCCCAATGCATCCGGCAAATCCAATTTCCTGGATGTTTTTCGCTTTCTGCGGGATGTCAGCAAGGCCAAAGGAGGGGGCTTACAAACGGCCGTGGCCGACCGTGGCGGAATGAGCAAGTTGAGATGCCTTCACGCGCGACGTGATCCGGAGGTGCTCATCGAAGTTGAGGTTGCACAATCCCCTGACGAGGCTCCGGCATGGAGGTACGTGCTTGCCTTCAAACCCGAAGGGAAGGGAGCTCAGCGGACCCTCGTTTCCAAGGAGGAGGTATGGTCGCATTCTACGAAGCTGTTTTCACGCCCAAACGAAGAGGACAAGAAAGATCCGGCGCAGCTAACGCAGACCTATCTCGAGCAGATTCAAGCGAACACGAAGTTCCGCGTTCTCCCATCTTTTTTTGGCGAAAGTACCTATCTCCACATTGTGCCGCAGTTGCTCAAGTTTGCCGACAAGCTCGGGGGGCAACGACTTGAGGACGACCCGTTTGGCCAAGGCTTTTTGGAACATGTCGCCCGTACACCTGCAAAGACACGCGACGCGCGACTGCGCAAGATCGAAAAAGCACTGACGCTGGCAGTGCCGCAATTCAAAGAACTGAAATTTGAAAACGATGAACTGGGACACCCTCACCTAAAGGCGTTGTACTCGCACCATCGGCCCAATGCGGGCTGGCAATCAGAGGAACATTTCTCTGACGGTACGTTGAGACTTTTGGGTTTCCTTTGGTCTCTACTCGAGGGTGACTCGCTTCTGCTGCTAGAGGAGCCTGAAATTTCTCTCAACGACGCCATCGTGAAGGAGATCCCTCTCATCATGAAGCGCATTCAACAAGGCAGGAAGACCAAACGTCAGATTGTGGTCAGCACCCACAGTGCCGCCCTCCTCAGCAATGAGGGTATCGATGGGAGGAGCGTTGTGCTTCTGGAGCCAGGGTCGGAAGGCACTAAGGCCAGAACTATTAACGAGCAAGAAAGGATGGCGCTTGAGGCAGGATTGTCGATCGCCGAGGTGATTCTTCCCAAGGCCAAGCCCACGGGCGTAGAACAGCTTGGTCTTTCGCTGTGA
- a CDS encoding PLP-dependent aminotransferase family protein — protein MARDYLLSLDLTTAKSLGLRIAEAIVSDITRGRLQPGDKLPGSRRLALRLGVNRNTVNAALADLVAQGWLETAPARGVFVRARDAREPLPRRRGKAHRPGLAVHPGFSLPPLLTGSVGRARGDKELVLTGGVPDPRLFPYVPLTRAYRRVLARRGPGLLDYGDARGEARLREGLARMLAETRGLAARADDVLITRGSQQAIWLAAQALLRPGDRVGVETYGYPPALQALRSTGAVLVPLNVDAEGVRLDELERALTAGGLVAAHLTPHHQYPTMASLSAPRRLALLALAQRHRFALIEDDYSHEFHFTGRPRLPLASQDEHGVVIYVGSLSKVLAPGLRIGYAVAPAPVLERMAALRTSIDRQGDNVAEAAVAELLEDGELARHARRMRQVYQARRDVLMTALRDTLGERVSFEVPQGGMALWVQVHGGDPVAWAEKARERGVTFGAGRDYHVFRKPVPFVRMGFTRLDERELRRAVRLAETAWVEA, from the coding sequence ATGGCGCGCGACTATCTTTTGTCTCTCGACCTGACGACGGCCAAGTCATTGGGGCTGCGCATTGCCGAGGCCATCGTGTCCGACATCACCCGGGGAAGGCTGCAGCCGGGGGACAAGCTGCCTGGATCCAGGCGTCTGGCCCTGAGGTTGGGTGTCAACCGCAACACGGTGAACGCGGCCTTGGCTGATCTGGTCGCTCAGGGCTGGCTGGAAACCGCACCGGCCCGGGGCGTGTTCGTGCGCGCCCGTGACGCCCGTGAGCCGCTCCCCAGGCGCCGAGGCAAAGCGCACCGCCCTGGGCTCGCCGTGCACCCCGGGTTCTCTTTGCCTCCGCTCCTGACGGGCTCCGTGGGACGCGCCCGAGGGGACAAAGAGCTGGTGCTCACGGGTGGCGTGCCGGATCCGAGGCTGTTTCCTTACGTGCCGCTCACGCGCGCCTACCGCCGTGTGCTGGCGCGAAGAGGTCCTGGCTTGCTCGACTACGGCGATGCGCGCGGGGAAGCGCGGCTGCGCGAAGGGCTGGCCCGCATGTTGGCCGAAACGCGCGGCTTGGCCGCGAGGGCCGACGACGTGCTCATCACGCGGGGCAGCCAGCAGGCGATCTGGTTGGCAGCGCAGGCCCTCCTGCGCCCTGGCGATCGCGTGGGCGTCGAGACCTACGGGTATCCGCCGGCACTGCAGGCGCTTCGCTCGACGGGGGCCGTGCTCGTGCCCCTGAACGTCGACGCCGAAGGCGTTCGCCTCGACGAACTCGAACGGGCTTTGACGGCCGGGGGCCTCGTGGCGGCGCACCTGACACCCCACCACCAATACCCGACGATGGCCTCCCTCAGCGCGCCTCGTCGCCTGGCCTTGCTCGCGCTCGCCCAGCGGCACCGCTTCGCCCTCATCGAGGATGACTACTCACACGAGTTTCACTTCACGGGGCGTCCCCGCTTGCCCCTGGCCAGCCAGGACGAACACGGCGTGGTCATCTACGTGGGCAGCTTGTCGAAGGTCCTGGCCCCCGGGCTGCGCATCGGCTACGCGGTGGCGCCCGCTCCCGTGCTCGAACGGATGGCGGCCCTGCGGACATCCATCGACCGACAGGGCGACAACGTGGCCGAAGCGGCGGTGGCGGAGCTTCTCGAAGATGGTGAGCTGGCCCGCCATGCGCGTCGCATGCGCCAGGTCTATCAGGCAAGGCGCGACGTGCTGATGACGGCGCTTCGAGACACGCTGGGTGAACGCGTTTCGTTCGAGGTGCCCCAGGGCGGCATGGCGCTATGGGTGCAGGTTCACGGAGGCGATCCGGTAGCGTGGGCGGAAAAGGCACGGGAGCGCGGTGTCACGTTTGGCGCGGGACGCGATTACCACGTGTTCCGCAAGCCCGTGCCGTTCGTTCGCATGGGCTTCACACGCCTCGACGAACGTGAACTGCGGCGGGCGGTAAGGTTGGCTGAAACCGCCTGGGTCGAGGCCTGA
- a CDS encoding GNAT family N-acetyltransferase, with product MSTHPEEAPSPYEGTREQAWKLLSTADYVRFSASVDGQQVVRCFNVAVVDGTLCFHGGRRGGKQALIGATVLASAEEVVAQVPSYWVDPVMACPASTYYLSAQAAGTVRPITDLHGKARVLSALMQRFQPEGGYAAIDPNDRKYAAVLERLTVAAFVPERMQARNKLGQKRSAAQIERVLEGLWQRGQSGDLRAIRLVQEAHPARPRPAFMRGPADTGLCVNPNADDARQVAALLEGQYWTEGYESSRRVAAHLSSSAWLVARSREGEVVASARAVSDGARYAWILDVVVRSDHRGRGIGRFVTQRLLEHPRLAQVQNVGLATRDAQAFYGRLGFAPKGKGADETLRLVRVEG from the coding sequence ATGAGCACCCATCCGGAAGAGGCGCCCAGCCCCTACGAGGGCACCCGTGAACAAGCCTGGAAACTCCTGTCCACCGCTGATTACGTGCGCTTTTCAGCCTCGGTGGACGGACAGCAGGTCGTTCGCTGTTTCAACGTGGCCGTCGTCGATGGCACCCTGTGCTTTCACGGGGGGCGGCGGGGTGGCAAACAGGCCCTGATCGGCGCCACCGTGCTGGCCAGCGCCGAAGAGGTCGTGGCGCAGGTCCCGAGCTATTGGGTCGACCCCGTGATGGCTTGCCCCGCCTCGACCTACTACCTGAGCGCGCAGGCCGCGGGCACCGTGCGGCCCATCACCGACCTTCACGGCAAGGCCCGGGTTCTGTCGGCGCTCATGCAGCGTTTTCAACCCGAAGGGGGGTATGCGGCCATCGACCCGAACGACCGCAAGTACGCCGCCGTCCTGGAGCGCCTGACCGTGGCAGCGTTCGTGCCCGAGCGCATGCAGGCGCGCAACAAGCTGGGGCAGAAGCGCTCGGCCGCACAAATCGAGCGGGTGCTCGAGGGTCTGTGGCAACGGGGACAATCGGGAGACTTGCGGGCGATCCGGCTCGTGCAGGAAGCACACCCAGCGCGGCCACGGCCCGCCTTCATGCGCGGCCCGGCAGACACGGGACTGTGTGTGAACCCGAACGCAGACGACGCACGGCAAGTCGCGGCCTTGCTCGAAGGGCAATACTGGACCGAAGGCTACGAAAGCTCACGCAGGGTAGCGGCGCACCTGTCCTCCAGCGCCTGGCTCGTCGCGCGCAGCCGCGAAGGTGAGGTCGTCGCCAGCGCGCGGGCCGTGAGTGACGGGGCCCGCTACGCCTGGATCCTCGACGTCGTGGTCCGCTCCGATCACCGGGGCCGAGGCATCGGCCGCTTTGTGACCCAGCGTTTGCTCGAGCACCCTCGCCTGGCCCAGGTGCAGAACGTGGGCTTGGCCACCCGAGACGCCCAGGCGTTCTATGGACGGCTGGGGTTCGCGCCGAAGGGGAAGGGTGCAGACGAAACCTTGCGCCTCGTCCGCGTCGAGGGTTGA